One window from the genome of Enterobacter asburiae encodes:
- a CDS encoding IS4 family transposase: protein MPLQTVCQKFFSASLPDIHSFRVNVLVSMAVALTHGANLTLTSLGRTLPGRAHVKNKIKRVDRALGNTALHRDIPRIQHLLTHTITSLMPFCMIAVDWTGWHDRNWHLLRASLVCNGRSLPLMSEVVPAELAQNSDVQCRFLDRLHDAIPKDKAVTIITDAGFRTDWFRHVSLLGWRFTGRVRGCISFRLEDEKKWMKISELEATGQPVCVGYGVLSRKPRTPCYGRFYLHRRPEAGRHGKGGMPKTQREHRSSAREPWLLFSNAEGLEPHQIMALYSRRMQIEQNFRDDKSPRFGFGLRLSRSQGKGRLEVLNMVAAMASLVMWLAGYRAERQCLHWHYQASSIRHRRVLSYLSLAEEVIRHEPGKVRRLNIGNEMKKLGKEYSNMVMVA, encoded by the coding sequence GTGCCTTTACAGACAGTCTGCCAGAAATTTTTCTCCGCGTCTTTACCTGACATTCACAGCTTCCGGGTCAATGTCCTTGTTTCCATGGCCGTCGCCCTCACGCACGGGGCCAACCTGACCCTGACCAGCCTTGGACGTACCCTTCCCGGCAGGGCGCACGTCAAAAATAAAATTAAACGTGTCGACCGTGCCCTGGGTAATACCGCCCTTCACCGTGATATTCCCCGTATTCAGCACCTGCTCACACATACCATCACCTCCCTGATGCCCTTCTGCATGATTGCTGTCGACTGGACAGGCTGGCATGACAGGAACTGGCATCTTCTGCGGGCAAGCCTGGTCTGTAATGGGCGTTCACTTCCGCTTATGAGTGAGGTTGTTCCCGCAGAGCTGGCACAGAACAGTGATGTCCAGTGCCGCTTCCTTGACCGCCTGCATGATGCCATCCCGAAAGATAAAGCCGTCACCATCATTACGGATGCAGGCTTCCGGACAGACTGGTTCCGGCATGTGAGCCTGCTGGGCTGGCGCTTCACCGGCAGGGTCAGGGGCTGTATCAGCTTCCGGCTGGAGGATGAGAAAAAGTGGATGAAAATCAGTGAGCTTGAGGCTACCGGACAACCGGTCTGCGTGGGTTACGGTGTCCTGTCCCGTAAACCACGAACGCCCTGTTACGGCCGGTTTTATCTGCACAGGCGCCCGGAAGCAGGGCGTCACGGAAAGGGAGGAATGCCAAAAACACAGCGGGAACACCGCAGCAGCGCCCGTGAGCCCTGGCTGCTGTTCAGTAATGCAGAGGGACTGGAGCCACACCAGATAATGGCGCTGTACAGCCGCCGAATGCAGATAGAACAGAACTTCCGGGACGACAAAAGTCCCCGCTTCGGGTTCGGTCTGAGGCTGAGCCGGAGTCAGGGAAAAGGGCGGCTGGAAGTGCTGAATATGGTCGCGGCAATGGCAAGTCTGGTGATGTGGCTGGCAGGTTACAGGGCAGAAAGACAGTGTTTACACTGGCACTATCAGGCAAGCAGCATCAGGCACAGGCGGGTGCTGTCATACCTGAGTCTGGCAGAAGAAGTCATCCGGCATGAGCCTGGAAAAGTGAGACGGCTAAATATAGGTAACGAGATGAAAAAGCTGGGAAAAGAGTACAGTAATATGGTCATGGTGGCATGA
- the malI gene encoding Mal regulon transcriptional regulator MalI: MKKVSIIDVAKHAGVSVSTVSLVLRQKGKISEATIGKVNAAINTLGYVHNVAAANLRANTSNLIGLILRDFSDSFSIKVMASIVQELEKQGYMVFLGQPLNDREHLERTLLSFKQQGVAGVIYLASDTRTSALPEQIRQCPLPLVVVSQSLLDEKCNLVMRDNRQAANLAARYLIERGHRTIAYIGGREGCLIREQRLLGFRSAMTQNGLVWRDDYSPACSDDTQAAAMATRQLLEKNNAITALLCHSPDAMIGSISGIHQVGRTVGKDVFLTQQVALIGFEDMLHVNLTSPSFTYVSSASDETGRQAAGLIIRKLKEPDLQTQRITLSGQLIARESA, encoded by the coding sequence TTGAAGAAAGTCAGCATTATTGATGTCGCAAAGCACGCGGGCGTGTCGGTCTCAACCGTCTCGCTGGTTTTGCGCCAGAAAGGGAAAATCTCAGAGGCAACGATCGGGAAGGTCAACGCTGCCATCAATACGCTGGGCTATGTTCATAACGTCGCCGCTGCCAACCTCCGCGCTAACACCTCCAACCTGATTGGCCTGATCCTCCGCGACTTCAGCGACAGCTTTTCCATCAAGGTGATGGCGAGCATCGTTCAGGAGCTGGAGAAGCAGGGATATATGGTTTTTCTCGGCCAGCCGCTGAACGATCGGGAACATCTGGAACGTACCCTGCTGTCGTTTAAGCAGCAGGGTGTCGCGGGCGTTATTTATCTCGCGTCTGACACCCGTACCTCTGCTCTGCCGGAGCAGATCCGCCAGTGTCCGCTGCCGCTGGTAGTGGTCTCGCAGTCTCTGCTCGATGAAAAATGCAATCTGGTGATGCGCGACAACCGCCAGGCGGCGAACCTGGCCGCGCGCTATCTTATCGAGCGTGGACACCGCACGATCGCCTATATTGGTGGACGCGAGGGCTGCCTTATCCGCGAGCAGCGCCTGCTCGGTTTTCGCAGCGCCATGACACAGAACGGACTGGTCTGGCGCGATGACTATTCACCGGCCTGCAGCGACGACACGCAGGCCGCCGCGATGGCGACTCGCCAGCTGCTGGAAAAAAATAACGCCATCACTGCCCTGCTCTGCCATTCGCCGGATGCCATGATCGGTTCAATTTCCGGCATTCATCAGGTGGGTCGCACCGTAGGGAAAGATGTGTTTTTAACTCAGCAGGTGGCGCTGATCGGTTTTGAAGATATGCTGCACGTTAACCTCACGTCACCTTCATTCACCTACGTCTCCTCGGCCAGTGACGAAACCGGGCGCCAGGCGGCGGGGCTGATTATCCGCAAGCTGAAAGAGCCTGATCTGCAAACCCAGCGCATTACCCTCTCCGGGCAGCTTATCGCGCGCGAATCGGCGTAA
- a CDS encoding metal-dependent hydrolase, with amino-acid sequence MPTVITHAAVPLCLGLGLGTKVIPPRLLFAGIVLAMLPDADVLAFKFGVAYGNVFGHRGFTHSLLFAFVVPILCVLIGRRWFRASLTRCWLFLTVSLLSHSLLDSITTGGKGVGWLWPWSDERFFAPWQVIKVAPFALSRYTTPYGHQVIVSELLWVWLPGAVLMGLLWWRRR; translated from the coding sequence ATGCCTACCGTTATTACCCACGCTGCCGTTCCGCTTTGTCTGGGCTTAGGCCTGGGAACCAAAGTGATTCCTCCCCGCCTGCTGTTTGCCGGAATTGTCCTCGCCATGCTGCCGGATGCCGACGTGCTGGCGTTTAAATTCGGCGTCGCGTACGGCAATGTTTTCGGCCATCGCGGCTTTACCCACTCCCTGCTGTTCGCCTTTGTGGTGCCGATACTGTGTGTGCTGATCGGCCGACGATGGTTCCGGGCCAGCCTGACGCGGTGCTGGCTGTTTTTAACGGTGTCATTGCTGTCGCACAGCCTGCTGGATTCGATTACTACGGGCGGGAAAGGCGTCGGCTGGCTGTGGCCATGGTCAGATGAACGCTTCTTTGCGCCGTGGCAGGTCATTAAGGTCGCGCCGTTTGCGCTGTCGCGCTATACCACGCCGTACGGGCATCAGGTGATCGTGTCAGAACTGCTGTGGGTGTGGCTGCCGGGGGCAGTGCTGATGGGGTTGCTGTGGTGGAGGCGGAGGTAA
- the ppiB gene encoding peptidylprolyl isomerase B, giving the protein MVTFHTNHGDIVIKTFDDKAPETVKNFLDYCREGFYNNTIFHRVINGFMIQGGGFEPGMNQKATKEAIKNEANNGLKNTRGTLAMARTQAPHSATAQFFINVADNDFLNFSGESLQGWGYCVFAEVVEGMDVVDKIKAVSTGRSGMHQDVPKEDVVITSVTVSE; this is encoded by the coding sequence ATGGTTACTTTCCACACTAATCATGGCGATATCGTAATCAAAACCTTTGATGACAAAGCGCCTGAAACAGTTAAAAACTTCCTGGACTACTGCCGCGAAGGTTTCTACAACAACACCATTTTCCACCGCGTGATCAACGGTTTTATGATCCAGGGCGGCGGTTTCGAACCTGGCATGAACCAGAAAGCCACCAAAGAAGCGATCAAAAACGAAGCGAACAACGGCCTGAAAAACACCCGCGGCACGCTGGCGATGGCGCGTACTCAGGCACCTCACTCTGCAACCGCGCAGTTCTTCATCAACGTGGCTGACAATGACTTCCTGAACTTCTCCGGTGAAAGCCTGCAGGGTTGGGGCTACTGCGTATTCGCAGAAGTGGTTGAAGGTATGGACGTGGTTGACAAGATCAAAGCCGTCTCTACTGGCCGCAGCGGTATGCACCAGGACGTTCCTAAAGAAGACGTTGTGATTACAAGCGTGACCGTCAGCGAGTAA
- the lpxH gene encoding UDP-2,3-diacylglucosamine diphosphatase gives MATLFIADLHLQTEEPAITAGFLRFLRGEAKSADALYILGDLFEAWIGDDDPNPLHREMAAAIHALVDAGVPCYFIHGNRDFLIGKRYARESGMTLLPEEQVLDLYGRKVLIMHGDTLCTDDTGYLAFRAKVHTPWIQKAFLALPLFIRNRIAARMRAGSKAANSSKSMTIMDVNPQAVVSVMEKHGVQWLIHGHTHRPDVHTLVANGEPAHRVVLGAWHTEGSMVKVTPEGVELIAFPF, from the coding sequence GTGGCGACACTCTTTATTGCGGATCTGCATCTGCAAACAGAAGAACCGGCGATAACCGCCGGTTTTCTGCGTTTTTTACGCGGTGAAGCGAAAAGCGCCGATGCGCTGTACATCCTGGGCGACCTCTTTGAAGCCTGGATTGGCGACGACGACCCTAATCCGCTGCACCGTGAAATGGCCGCCGCCATTCACGCGCTGGTCGATGCCGGCGTCCCCTGCTACTTCATTCACGGCAACCGTGATTTCCTGATCGGCAAGCGCTACGCCCGCGAAAGCGGCATGACGCTGCTGCCGGAAGAGCAGGTGCTCGACCTCTATGGCCGCAAGGTCCTGATCATGCACGGCGACACGCTCTGCACCGACGATACCGGCTACCTGGCGTTTCGCGCCAAAGTCCACACCCCGTGGATCCAAAAGGCGTTCCTTGCACTGCCGCTGTTTATCCGCAACCGCATCGCCGCCAGAATGCGCGCGGGCAGTAAAGCCGCCAACAGCAGCAAATCCATGACCATCATGGACGTGAACCCGCAGGCCGTGGTGAGCGTGATGGAGAAGCATGGCGTCCAGTGGTTGATCCACGGTCATACCCATCGTCCCGATGTCCATACGCTGGTGGCCAACGGTGAGCCCGCCCATCGCGTGGTATTGGGTGCCTGGCACACTGAGGGATCGATGGTCAAAGTCACCCCAGAAGGTGTCGAACTGATCGCGTTTCCGTTTTAA
- the cysS gene encoding cysteine--tRNA ligase has product MLKIFNTMTRQKEEFKPIHAGEVGMYVCGITVYDLCHIGHGRTFVAFDVVSRYLRFLGYTLKYVRNITDIDDKIIKRANENGESFVALVDRMIVEMHKDFDALNIQRPDSEPRATHHIHEIIEITEKLIARGHAYVADNGDVMFSVPTDPTYGSLSRQDLDQLQAGARVDVVDVKRNPMDFVLWKMSKEGEPSWPSPWGEGRPGWHIECSAMNCKQLGQHFDIHGGGSDLMFPHHENEIAQSTCAHGGEYVNYWMHSGMVMVDREKMSKSLGNFFTVRDVLKYYDAETVRYFLMSGHYRSQLNYSEENLKQARSALERLYTALRGTDRSVPAAGGEAFEARFVEVMNDDFNTPEAYSVLFDMAREVNRLKSEDMAAANALASHLRKISSVLGLLEQEPDVFLQSGAQADDGEVAEIEALINARLEARQAKDWAAADAARNRLTEMGIILEDGPQGTTWRRK; this is encoded by the coding sequence ATGTTAAAAATCTTTAATACAATGACGCGCCAAAAAGAGGAATTTAAACCTATCCATGCCGGGGAAGTCGGCATGTACGTGTGTGGTATTACGGTTTACGATCTCTGTCACATTGGCCATGGCCGTACCTTTGTCGCTTTTGACGTGGTGTCCCGCTACCTGCGTTTTCTGGGCTATACCCTGAAATACGTGCGTAATATCACCGACATCGACGACAAAATCATCAAGCGCGCTAATGAGAACGGCGAAAGCTTCGTTGCGCTGGTCGATCGCATGATCGTCGAAATGCACAAAGATTTCGACGCCCTGAATATTCAGCGCCCGGACAGCGAGCCGCGCGCGACCCACCATATTCACGAAATCATCGAGATCACCGAAAAGCTGATCGCACGCGGTCACGCCTACGTTGCCGACAACGGTGACGTGATGTTCTCGGTGCCGACGGACCCAACCTACGGTTCGCTTTCCCGTCAGGATCTGGACCAGCTCCAGGCCGGCGCGCGCGTTGACGTGGTTGACGTGAAGCGTAACCCGATGGACTTCGTGCTGTGGAAAATGTCCAAAGAGGGCGAACCAAGCTGGCCATCCCCGTGGGGCGAAGGCCGCCCGGGTTGGCACATTGAATGTTCCGCGATGAACTGCAAGCAGCTTGGCCAGCACTTCGACATTCACGGCGGCGGTTCGGACCTGATGTTCCCGCACCACGAAAACGAAATCGCGCAGTCCACCTGCGCCCACGGCGGCGAGTACGTTAACTACTGGATGCACTCCGGGATGGTAATGGTTGACCGCGAGAAGATGTCTAAATCGCTGGGTAACTTCTTCACCGTGCGCGACGTGCTGAAGTATTACGACGCGGAAACCGTGCGCTACTTCCTGATGTCCGGCCACTATCGCAGCCAGCTGAACTACAGCGAAGAGAACCTGAAACAGGCGCGCTCGGCGTTGGAGCGTCTGTACACCGCGCTGCGCGGGACCGACAGGTCTGTTCCTGCTGCGGGCGGCGAAGCGTTCGAAGCACGCTTTGTTGAGGTTATGAACGACGACTTCAACACCCCGGAAGCCTACTCCGTGCTGTTCGACATGGCGCGCGAAGTGAACCGCCTGAAGTCAGAAGATATGGCCGCGGCGAATGCGCTGGCGTCCCATCTGCGTAAGATCTCCTCCGTGCTTGGCCTGCTGGAGCAGGAGCCGGACGTGTTCCTGCAGAGTGGTGCGCAGGCGGACGACGGTGAAGTGGCGGAAATTGAAGCGTTGATCAACGCGCGTCTGGAAGCGCGTCAGGCGAAAGACTGGGCGGCAGCAGATGCGGCGCGTAACCGTCTGACCGAGATGGGCATCATTCTGGAAGATGGCCCACAGGGAACGACCTGGCGCCGTAAGTAA